CGATGCGGTCGCTCATCGTAAGCGCTTCCTCCTGGTCGTGCGTCACGAACACGAAGGTCAGCCCAAGCGACTTCTGAAGATTTTTCAGTTCAAGCTGGACCTCTTTGCGCAATTTCTGGTCCAGCGCCGCGAGCGGCTCATCGAGCAGCAGCACCTCCGGCTCCATCGCCAGCGCGCGGGCTAGCGCGACGCGCTGCCGCTGCCCCCCGCTCAACTGCGACGGCGATCGGCGCTCAAATCCTTCGAGACGGACCAGCGCCAGGCATTCTTGTGCCTTCTTTCTCGCGGCGGAATCCGTCAATCCTTTGTAGCGGAGCCCGAACATCACGTTTTCCAGCACATTCAGGTGCGGAAAGAGGGCGTACGATTGGAACACCATGTTGACCGGCCGCTTGTAAGGAGGCAGGCGGGTCACGTCGCGGTCTCCGATGCGGATTGTCCCCTCCGTTGGAAATTCAAAACCACCGATCATCCGCAACAAGGTGGTCTTGCCGCAACCGCTCGGGCCGAGCAGCGAGAAGAATTCGCCCTTCTCGATCCGTAGCGAAACGCGATCCACGGCGACGAAGTCGCCGAATCGCTTGGTCACATTGCAAATCTCGACGCTGTTCGACATAGCAGCCCCGTGCGAAGGGCTAGAGTGGCGACGCGCCGGAAAATTTCAATCCCGGACGTGATCCAGGGCAAGCCTTTGCCAGCGGCGCGCCCACCGGCTATACAGAATTTTCAGATGCGCTCCGGCGCCTCAATCCCGAGGAGATCCAGGCCCTGCTTCAAGATCCGCGCCGTCAGGTCGCATAAACGCACTCGGCTCTCCCGGACGCCCTCCGGCGCCTTCAGGAACGGAACGGTCTGGTAGAACGTGCTGTACACCTGCGCCAGGTCGAAGAGGTATTCGCACAATAAGTTGGGCCGATATGTGGCAGCCGCCCGCACCACGACATCCGGAAAGCGGATGAGTCTCCGCGCCAGACGCTTTTCCGTCTCCTCCCCGAGGACGATCGGGGTCCCGAGGTAATTCCCGCGCGGAAACTGATCGGCGTATTTATCGCGGACACTCGCGATCCGCGCGTGGGCATACTGCAAATACGGAGCGGAATTGCCATCCAATGCGAGCGCCTTGTCCCACGTGAAGGTCACGAGGCTTTGCGGGTTTTGGCTTAGGTCGGCGTATTTCACCGCGCCAATCCCGACGGCCCGCGCAACCTCGCGCTGCGCCTCCGGCGGCATCTCAGGGCTGCTCTCGCGTACGATCGCAAGTGCGCGCGACTCCGCCTCATCCAGGAGCCGCTCCAGCTTGATCACGTTTCCCTGTCGCGTGGAAAACGTACCCTCCGGCAAACGCATCAGGCCAAACCACACGTGGATCAGCGGTGTCTGCACCCCGAGCCGGCGCGCGACAGCGAACACCTGTTTGAAGTGCAGCTGCTGCCGCTCGTCCGTCACATAGATGATTGCATCCGGCGCAAACTCTTCGACGCGGCTTAGAATCGTCGCGATGTCCGTCGTTGCATAGTTATAACCGCCGTCGCTCTTGCGTACGATGCATACGGGCAGTTTTTCCTCCTCCAGCCGGACGACCAACGCGCCCTCGCTCTCTTCCGCAATCCCGCGGGCAAGCAGCATTTCGATTAGTGAGGGGATCCGGTCGTTGTACCAGCTCTCGCCGCGATACAAATCGAACTGCACGCCGAGGCGTCGGTAGATGGTGTCGAATTCCCGCACGCTCAGCTCAACGAACCGGCTCCACAGGGCGCGATTTTCGGGATCGCCCTGCTGCAGCTTCACTAGCTCCGCTCGAGCCGCGTTCAGCCAGGCCTCGTCCTGCTGCGAACGCTCATAGCTTTTCACGTAAATTCGCTCCAGCTCGTCGATCGGGTCCGCCTCCAGTGCCGCGGGGTCCGCAAAATGGCGGTAGCCAAGGATCAACAGCCCGAATTGCGTGCCCCAGTCGCCCAAATGATTGTCCGCAATCACGCGGTAGCCGAGATAACGATGCAGGCGATCGATGGCGTTCCCGATCACGGTGGAGCGGATATGGCCGATGTGCATCGGCTTGGCGACGTTCGGACTGGAATAATCAATCACGATCGTGCGCCCTTCGCCTAACATCGGCACATGCAACCTTGGATCCATCTGCATCCGTTCGAGGCGCCGGGCAAGGGCGCCATCGTCGAGGAAAAAATTGATGAAGCCGGGCCCCGCCACCTCCGCCCGAGCGACGTCCGGCGGCAGCGCAGCGCCGGCCAGCAGACGCCCTGCCACGTCGCGCGGCGACATTCGCAGCCGTTTGCCCGCCGCCATCGCCGCATTGCACTGATAATCTCCAAACGACTCCTCCGCCGTCGGCAGCACGTCCAGCGCCACGCCACCGAAATCCACACCGGGAAACATCTCCCGGAATCTCGCTCGAACCCACGCCGACAACGAGGCCTCAAGGCTCTCCTGCTTCGCCCCGCTTCCGCTCCCATCCGCGCTAAGTTGGTCGCTCATCCGTCCATCCCTTATCTGAAATCCTAAAAAAGCTGTTATCGTGTCGCTCCTGGAAGACCGTTCAAAGAAAAAATGAACACTAAAACGGTTGCAAACGCGCACCTTGCCTCTATAGTGCGCGGTTTATCGATTCCAAACGCGTTGTATCGCGTTGAGATAAGGAGAAATTTCCATGGCTGAAACACCGAAGAAAAAGTCGGCCTCGGCAAAGAAGGCGGCGAAGGTTCCGTCCGCCCGAGCGGTCGCGGCGGCCGCGGCCGCCGCCGAGTCAAAGGGCGAGTCGGCCCCCGCGGCAGTCAAGACAGCGGTCGCATCCGCGGCGCCAAAGGCCGAAGCCGCCAAACCTGCGGCCAAACCCGAATCAGCCGCCAAAAAACCAGCTCCTGCAAAGACGGAACCACCGGCACCAGCCCCTGCGAAGACGGAGGCGCCCGCGGCCGCCAAAGCTGAGCCTCCCGCTCCGGCCAAAACGGAGGCGCCTGTACCCCCGAAAGCGGAGGCTCCCGCCGCTCCCAAGGCTGCACAAGTGGCTAAGTCGGAGCCGGTTGCCCCGAAAAAACCCGAACCCGTAGCTGCGGCCGCACCGCAGCCAGTTTCTAAGCCGGCTGCGCCGGCAACGGCTCCGGTGCCCGAGGCTAAACCAGCAGCTCCGGCCACGCCGCCCTCGCAACCCGCGCCGGCGAAAGCTGCTCCGGCCCCGACCAAGCCGGTGATCATCACTGCTGAAGAGCGTCGCCGAATGATCGAGCAGGCCGCCTACTTCCGCGCGGAACGGCACGGCTTCCAAGGCGACCCGGCCGAACACTGGGCCGCGGCCGAGGCGGAGATCGACGCGGAACTCAAGCGCAAAGGCGTGACTGTCGTCTGAACGGGCGCGTCCCGTTTGGGCCGATTTTAGCGCCATGGATTCTGCGCGGCGGCGATTGATTCGGCACGCCTGGACCTTTTTGGGGCCCGCTTCCCGAAAAAAATTCAAGACTAATCCTTGAAGAGTGCCCGGGGCGGGACTCGAACCCGCACGGCCTTTCGGCCAAGGGATTTTAAGTCCCTTGTGTCTGCCATTTCACCACCCGGGCCCTATCGCGAACCTTAGAGCACAACGCGAACGCTGTGCAACTTCGGTTTTGGGCCGACATGCCAAAAAACGCGAGCCCGGCCCAATCCCCGTCATTCGCCAAGCCGCCGACCTTAATCGGAAATCACGCGCGCATCCTGTCCGATATTCACCGGCGGGAGGGGCATTTGCCGGTCCACCACAACAATGTTTCTCCAGGTCCCACGCGCAAAACGCAGATAAAACCCTACCGACAGCACTGCGATCACCGCCGCCAGAAATGCCCACGCCCCCAGAATGCCGCCACCCAGCACCTCAATGACGAACCATGTGCCGGGGACAAAGAGGCACCAGGCCATCGCCACGGAATACCACATCACAAACCGCGTGTCGCCCGCCCCCTTCAGCGCCCCGGACAAGATGATATTGACCGCATCCAACAAACCCCACATCGCCATCAGGATCAGCAGCGGCCGCCCGACCGTCAGCAATTCCTCGAGGGTAAAGCCTCCGCCACCACGTTCTGAAAACAGCCAGAAATACTCCCGTGGAAACGCCACATAGGTCGCGCCTATCACCGCCATGTACATCAATCCTACCTTGAGCGATGTCCAACCCGCTTTCTCCGCGAGGTCCGAACGTCCGCGACCCTGATATTGTCCCACGAGTGTCGATGCAGCGATGCTGATGCCCAGCAGCGGCATGAACGCAAGCGTGTTGATGCTCAGCGCGATGTTGCTCGCCGCAAGCGACAGCGGCCCGAGCCGTCCGGTTAGGAGAACGAAAATTGAGAAGGACGCCACATCGAGCACCATCTGCACACCTGCCGGAGCGCCAAATCGGATCAGTTTGGCAAAAAGGGCGCGGTCTGGTCGCCATTCCCGCCGCGTGTGAAATTCTGCGTCCAGTCGCCGGGACAAATACGCGGCACCGAGCACGATCGAAGGCACAAAGCCTGCTATCACCGTTGCAATTGCCGCGCCGCGGATTCCCATCTCCGGGAAGCCCCATCGCCCGAAGATCAGCGCGTAATCCAGCACAATATTCACCGCATTTCCCGCGACCTGCGCGTACATGTTGGTGAGCGTGTCTCCGCGGCCCGTAAAAAAACCGCTGATCGCCGCGCCGAAGGGAATGCTCACGCCGCCCGCCATCAGGATCGTGAAATACTCCAGCTCCAGTGCAACAACCTCGGGGCCGTGATCCGCCCATCGCAGCAGGGCATGTCCGGCTGGAATCAGCGCCAAAATCAGCGGCCACGAAAGTAGCGACGCCCAGAGGCCCTGCGCGGTCGCCCGCGCACACGCCGGACGGTCGCCCGCTCCGTAATAATGGGCGACCAAGGTGTTGGTGTAGCCCGCCAGCGCCATAAACCCCGAGCACAGCGTGAATGCCAGCAAGCCGGCCGGCAGCGCCGCCTGGATCGCGGCCGAGCTGTATTGCGCGAGAAACACGCGATCGATGAACTGCATCGCGGAGAAGGACGCTGTGCTGATAATCAGCGGCATCGCGATCCGGACCACCTCGCGATATCCGGCGGGTACAGGCGCTGTGGATGTTTCAGCCACAATCGCGGCACTTTAGCCGATCCACAAGCCAAGCTCAAAGGCCTGTGGCTTCATGCAGATATACTTCCGCGTGTAGTCCATCGCTCTGACCGCTGCGGAATCCTGGCCTACCCAGCGCGCAAAAGGCCCTCAATTTCCATCCTTTGTAAAAAACCGGCTAAGCCGTTTCCATCGTCTGTAAAAACGATCCCCAATCTCTTCCTTCCAGTGTACAAAAGGGGCAAATTCTCGTCGTAGGAAGCGAAGGCGACTCAAAGGGCCGCCGCCACTGCAACTGCACGCGGGGGTCGAGCGTAGTCCCGGCCGGTCACGCGCGGAGCGCGGCGAGGAGCGCGTCCATCTGTTCGTCGGTTCCGATAGTGATGCGCAGGTACTCGCCGGTGCGCGGCCCGGGAAAGTGGCGGACCAGGATATTTCGGGCGCGAAGTTTAGCGAATATTCCGGCCGCGTCGCCACCGGGCGGCCGTGCGAAGAGGAAATTGGCCGCAGAGGGCAGAACCTTCCATCCGAGGGCAGCGAGCGCGTCGGCCACTCGCCCGCGTGTGGCGATGATCCGGTCGGCGTTAGCGCGCATCCACGCCTGGTCGCGGACGGCCTCAATGC
This portion of the Kiritimatiellia bacterium genome encodes:
- a CDS encoding ABC transporter ATP-binding protein, which encodes MSNSVEICNVTKRFGDFVAVDRVSLRIEKGEFFSLLGPSGCGKTTLLRMIGGFEFPTEGTIRIGDRDVTRLPPYKRPVNMVFQSYALFPHLNVLENVMFGLRYKGLTDSAARKKAQECLALVRLEGFERRSPSQLSGGQRQRVALARALAMEPEVLLLDEPLAALDQKLRKEVQLELKNLQKSLGLTFVFVTHDQEEALTMSDRIAVMNQGRVEQIDASHQVFEYPKTEFVAQFMGAPNFFTGVVKSIAEGLMFIGARTDSDIRVKTNSDAWRPNDTVRFVVRPEKLDLRTKSGTADGEVSIEVTIEDRVYQGVNTVWIVRDDQGERYIIYEQNDRPFQESSRFRVGGRAFMSWNPRDTVVLQKAESPALSACQAAANPQQGAPVPAATSAK
- the argS gene encoding arginine--tRNA ligase, producing the protein MSDQLSADGSGSGAKQESLEASLSAWVRARFREMFPGVDFGGVALDVLPTAEESFGDYQCNAAMAAGKRLRMSPRDVAGRLLAGAALPPDVARAEVAGPGFINFFLDDGALARRLERMQMDPRLHVPMLGEGRTIVIDYSSPNVAKPMHIGHIRSTVIGNAIDRLHRYLGYRVIADNHLGDWGTQFGLLILGYRHFADPAALEADPIDELERIYVKSYERSQQDEAWLNAARAELVKLQQGDPENRALWSRFVELSVREFDTIYRRLGVQFDLYRGESWYNDRIPSLIEMLLARGIAEESEGALVVRLEEEKLPVCIVRKSDGGYNYATTDIATILSRVEEFAPDAIIYVTDERQQLHFKQVFAVARRLGVQTPLIHVWFGLMRLPEGTFSTRQGNVIKLERLLDEAESRALAIVRESSPEMPPEAQREVARAVGIGAVKYADLSQNPQSLVTFTWDKALALDGNSAPYLQYAHARIASVRDKYADQFPRGNYLGTPIVLGEETEKRLARRLIRFPDVVVRAAATYRPNLLCEYLFDLAQVYSTFYQTVPFLKAPEGVRESRVRLCDLTARILKQGLDLLGIEAPERI
- a CDS encoding DUF2934 domain-containing protein translates to MAETPKKKSASAKKAAKVPSARAVAAAAAAAESKGESAPAAVKTAVASAAPKAEAAKPAAKPESAAKKPAPAKTEPPAPAPAKTEAPAAAKAEPPAPAKTEAPVPPKAEAPAAPKAAQVAKSEPVAPKKPEPVAAAAPQPVSKPAAPATAPVPEAKPAAPATPPSQPAPAKAAPAPTKPVIITAEERRRMIEQAAYFRAERHGFQGDPAEHWAAAEAEIDAELKRKGVTVV
- a CDS encoding MATE family efflux transporter — translated: MAETSTAPVPAGYREVVRIAMPLIISTASFSAMQFIDRVFLAQYSSAAIQAALPAGLLAFTLCSGFMALAGYTNTLVAHYYGAGDRPACARATAQGLWASLLSWPLILALIPAGHALLRWADHGPEVVALELEYFTILMAGGVSIPFGAAISGFFTGRGDTLTNMYAQVAGNAVNIVLDYALIFGRWGFPEMGIRGAAIATVIAGFVPSIVLGAAYLSRRLDAEFHTRREWRPDRALFAKLIRFGAPAGVQMVLDVASFSIFVLLTGRLGPLSLAASNIALSINTLAFMPLLGISIAASTLVGQYQGRGRSDLAEKAGWTSLKVGLMYMAVIGATYVAFPREYFWLFSERGGGGFTLEELLTVGRPLLILMAMWGLLDAVNIILSGALKGAGDTRFVMWYSVAMAWCLFVPGTWFVIEVLGGGILGAWAFLAAVIAVLSVGFYLRFARGTWRNIVVVDRQMPLPPVNIGQDARVISD